Below is a window of Mucilaginibacter ginkgonis DNA.
GTCGCCCGTTCCGTTAATTACACCGGAGCAGGAACGGTTGAGTTTATCATGGATGATGATCTTAACTTTTACTTCCTGGAGATGAATACCCGTTTACAGGTGGAACATCCTGTTACTGAGCTCATAACCGGTCTTGACCTGGTAAAAGAGCAAATAAAAGTTGCGCGCGGCGAGGCGCTTAGCTTTAAACAAGATGAATTAAGCATTACCGGCCACGCCATGGAACTGCGCGTTTATGCAGAAGACCCCGCCAATAATTTCCTGCCCGATATTGGCACACTACAAACTTACAAGGCGCCGCAAGGCCCAGGAGTGCGTGTGGACGATGGCTTTGAGCAGGGAATGGAAGTCCCTATTTATTATGACCCGATGATAGCCAAATTGATCACCTATGGCAGCGACAGGGCAGAGGCAATAGAGCGAATGATCCGCGCGATAGATGAATACCAGATCACCGGAATAACTACCACCCTGGGCTTTGGCAAGTTTGTAATGCAGCATGAAGCTTTCAGATCGGGTAAGTTTGATACCCATTTTGTAAAGAAATATTTTACTCCGGAAAAGTTAGTTGAACGCAATGATGATGAAGAACTGATAGCTGCGGTTGTGATGGAGAAATTGCTCGCTGCAAAACCAATATTAACTGCAACATTAAACCAGCAAAAAGTTGCATCGGGTTGGGTTAGGAATAGGAGAGAATATTTATAGTGCTCATTCGCCGCTAAAGGCTCGTTACTTTTTCCTTAGATGAAAAAGTAACCAAAAAATCAAGGCAGAAAAACGCTTCAACCCGCTCTGCCGTTTCTTAACGCTTTTTCGGTTACGGCCCGAAAAAGCTAAAACGACATTCACGCCAACGCTGGCTCGCCTTTTCTGCCGAGGCCCCCGCTCTTTTTGTCAAGCACATCTATTTTTTGCTGTATCCAAGCGTCATTCGTTGGAACAAAATTGCTACGTTGAGTTGGGTGCCTTGGCGAAAGTTTCATGCCTGGTGCCTTCAGCAATTTATCACCGAAGCTGCGCGCTAACGTTCCAAGACGGATCAATGTTGGCACTGACTTTACAATGCCGAAAAATGCGGCATCAGTCTGCGCCGTAAATACGACATTTGAAAACAGCAGAAACATTGTAGCGCAGGGTGCAGCCGCGAGTTCTTTTGGTTACTTTTCTTGACGGCCAAGAAAAGTAACATTAAATCTCATTCAAGAAACTGATCAGCTCAACTATAAACCCTACCTGTGCTTTATTGATTTTTAATTTAGCAGTTTCCATATCAAACCATTCGGCACGGTCAACTTCCGGAATGGAGATCTTTTTACCGGAGCGCGGCGGCCATTCGATGTCAAAAACATTGCTGACAATGTTATCCGCATCAACATCGCCTTCAACTGCCCAGCAATGCACGATCTTGCCGCTCGCTAATCTTACGGGCGTTAGTTGCTTAAATTCGCCATTAATAGGCTGACCGGTTTCTTCTTTAAATTCGCGTTTGGCAGCAGCAAGCGGATCCTCGTCACTTAAAAATTCGCCCTTTGGCACAGACCAGGCGCCATTATCCTTTTTCGCCCAAAACGGTCCGCCGGGATGCACCAGGAAAACCTGAAGTTCTTTATGCTCATGTCGATAGACTAATATTCCGGCGCTTTGCTTCATTTAGATATCGGATGTTTAATTTCGATGTTGTCGGTCAATCTAATAATCATTTATAAGCAATTTAAGTTTGCTCAAGATTCGAGATTGGAAATTCGATATTCGAAATTCTTTAGCTTTGCCCCATGTTTACCGGAATAATTGAAACCCTTGGCACTGTGACAGACCTTTATAAGGACCAAGGCAATCTGCACATCACAGTTGAATCGAGGCTTGACGATCTGAAGATAGACCAGTCTGTCGCACATAACGGGGTTTGCCTAACCGTAGTGGCCATTGCGGATGGTTTGCATACCGTTACCGCTATTGAAGAAACGCTGAATAAAACTAACCTGGGCAGCATCGCTATCGGCGATGAGTTAAACCTGGAACGTTGTATGCAAATGAATGCCCGACTGGACGGACACATCGTTCAGGGGCATGTTGATCAGACGGCTATCTGTAAGAACGTTGAAGAATTAGACGGAAGCTGGAGCTATACATTTGAGTATGACGCAGCTATTGGTAATATTACGGTGGAGAAAGGCTCTATTTGTGTAAACGGTATCAGCCTGACGGTGGTCAATTCGCAAGCCAACTCATTTTCTGTAGCGATAATCCCTTATACCTATGAGCATACCAACCTGCATAACATTAAGGCAGGCGACACCGTAAACCTGGAGTTTGATATTATTGGTAAGTACGTAGCCAGGTTGATGCAGCGGTAAGAGACTAAAACAAGGTGTCATGCTGGTGGTTCGACAGGCTCACCATGACATCACGAAGCATTGGTGCGGGGGAATACGATATTCAAAGCAATTGTGCTTCGAGAGCCTCAGCATGACATTTGCTTTGAATGTTGTTGTGTTACTCTATACTCTTCCCCTTCATCGCCTGGCCGATAGCCATATCCATCACACGCTCTGCAAAGGGGCGGGTATAATCGTTAAGGGCATCAATTTTAGTATGAATAAGGTCCTTATCTTGTGTAGTTAATGCTTCCTGTAAAGCTTTTATGAATGTGGTAGTTTCGGCTATTTCTGCTACTGATAGATAATCCCGGTTCTTTTCGATGAAGCGGTTGGCTGTGTACACCATTTGTTCGCCCTCGGTGCGGGCTTCAATAACCATACGGCTGTTTACATCATCCTTTGCGTGGGTGATGCTGTCCATTAGCATCTGTTCAACCTGGTCGTCTGTTATGCCGTAAGTCGGTTTTACTTCTACCTCCTGTTTGGTGCCAGAGCGTAGTTCTACAGCCTGTACTTTTAAAATACCATCAGCGTTAAGCAAAAAGTTTATATCCACTTTAGGCAAACCGGCCGGCATAGCAGGAATTCCTTTCAGGTCGAACTCCGCCAGTTTGCGGTTCTCTTTCACCAAATCGCGTTCGCCCTGGTAAACGGTGATCTTCATATTCACCTGGCCATCAACTGATGTAGTATATTGCCTGCCGGCTTTTGTTGGCACCTTAGAATTACGCGGGATGATCACATCCATTAGTCCGCCCATAGTTTCGATACCTAAAGAAAGCGGGGTAACATCCAGCAGCAAAATGTCGCGGCGGTTACCTGCCAGGATATCTGCCTGCAGGGCAGCACCCAAGGCCACAACCTCATCAGGGTTAACATCATCATGAACCGGCCGTTCAAAAAATTCGGCAACACGCTTTTTAACCACCGCCGTGCGGGTAGAGCCGCCTACCATGATCACCTCATCAATATCTTTTACCGTAAGGTTGGCGTCCATTAAAGCGTTGCGGCAAGCATCAATAGTTTCATCGACTTTAGCAGATATCAGTTCTTCAAAAATAGTTCTGTTAATGCTGCAAAAAATATCACCGATCTGTTCATTAAACAAATGCTGCTTTGAAAAAGCTTTTTTAGCTTCCTCTGCCTTTAAACGCAATTGCTGCATTAGAGCGCCGTCATTAGCCAGTGTAGCCCGGTCTATTTTGTTTCCTTCTATCCAGTAATCAACAATTGCGCGGTCGAAGTCGTCGCCACCCAAAAAGGTATTCCCGTTTGTAGACAATACCTCAAAAATACCGTTCTGA
It encodes the following:
- a CDS encoding NUDIX domain-containing protein, whose protein sequence is MKQSAGILVYRHEHKELQVFLVHPGGPFWAKKDNGAWSVPKGEFLSDEDPLAAAKREFKEETGQPINGEFKQLTPVRLASGKIVHCWAVEGDVDADNIVSNVFDIEWPPRSGKKISIPEVDRAEWFDMETAKLKINKAQVGFIVELISFLNEI
- a CDS encoding riboflavin synthase, yielding MFTGIIETLGTVTDLYKDQGNLHITVESRLDDLKIDQSVAHNGVCLTVVAIADGLHTVTAIEETLNKTNLGSIAIGDELNLERCMQMNARLDGHIVQGHVDQTAICKNVEELDGSWSYTFEYDAAIGNITVEKGSICVNGISLTVVNSQANSFSVAIIPYTYEHTNLHNIKAGDTVNLEFDIIGKYVARLMQR
- the hscA gene encoding Fe-S protein assembly chaperone HscA, whose translation is MAKVSINLATGSLQKEDIIAGIDLGTTNSLIAFINPDKQPAVINDLGKGVLVPSVIHFSPNGDVVVGNEAKEFLTTDPANTIFSVKRLLGRSYKDIENYRDFFSYKVIDDDSESLVKIKAGDKYYTPIELSALILKELKARAEHALKTPVNRAVITVPAYFNDSQRQATRDAGKLAGLDVLRIVNEPTAASLAYGIGLDPEETKTVAVYDLGGGTFDVSILQIQNGIFEVLSTNGNTFLGGDDFDRAIVDYWIEGNKIDRATLANDGALMQQLRLKAEEAKKAFSKQHLFNEQIGDIFCSINRTIFEELISAKVDETIDACRNALMDANLTVKDIDEVIMVGGSTRTAVVKKRVAEFFERPVHDDVNPDEVVALGAALQADILAGNRRDILLLDVTPLSLGIETMGGLMDVIIPRNSKVPTKAGRQYTTSVDGQVNMKITVYQGERDLVKENRKLAEFDLKGIPAMPAGLPKVDINFLLNADGILKVQAVELRSGTKQEVEVKPTYGITDDQVEQMLMDSITHAKDDVNSRMVIEARTEGEQMVYTANRFIEKNRDYLSVAEIAETTTFIKALQEALTTQDKDLIHTKIDALNDYTRPFAERVMDMAIGQAMKGKSIE